The window TTCTTGGTGCAGCCTTGAACGTGGCAGCACAGATGGGCGATTTCTTCGAATCAGCTCTCAAGCGCTCTCTGGACGTCAAGGACTCAAGTCACATCCTGCCCGGCCATGGCGGCTTCCTGGACCGCGTGGATTCCATGCTGCTGGTAGTTCCCCTCTACGGCCTGCTGTCCACACTCCATCCGTTCTTCAAATAACCCCGGCGATTCCGTGAAGACCTATATCTCACCATGGCCTGAAAATGCCACTCTGCCTGATTTCCCTCGCTCCATCTGTATTCTCGGAGCCACAGGATCCATTGGCGACAGCGCACTCAAGGTTATCCGCAAACATCCGGAGATGTTCACCGTAACCTCTCTTGCGGGGGGACGGAATGCCAAGAAACTGGCTGAACTCTGTATCGAATTCCAGCCGCCCTATGTTGGTGTGCTTAATGAACAGGTGAAGAACGACTTCATCGCGCATTTGCCTTGCGGCTATACGCCGGAAATCCTCACAGGTCCCGAAGGATACTGCGAACTGGCAGCAATGGATGGCGTAGACCTCGTGCTTTCAAGCATTGTAGGTGCCGCTGGTTTCCTGCCCACGTTAGCAGCTGCCAAGACAGGCAAGATGATCGGACTGGCCAACAAGGAATCGCTGGTCCTTGGCGGGCATATTATCCGTGAAGCGTGCCAACAGTCCGGTGCCACCATCCTTCCTGTCGACTCCGAGCACAACGCCTTGTTCCAAGGATTGGCAGGACACGACAGCGACACGGACCTCAAGCGTCTTATCCTCACCGCATCCGGTGGCCCTTTTCGTGGTAAAGACATCGAATTTCTCAAAACGGTCACTCGTGACCAGGCTCTTGCCCACCCCAACTGGGACATGGGGGCCAAAATCTCCATCGACTCCGCTACCCTCATGAACAAGGGACTGGAAGTCATTGAGGCTTGCCATCTGTATGGCCTGCCCGTTGAAATGGTGGATGTGGTTGTGCATCCGCAGTCCATCATCCACTCTCTGGTGGAATATGTTGATGGTTCACAACTGGCTCACCTTGGAAACCCTGACATGCAGGTTCCCATCGCCCACTGCCTCTGCTTCCCCAAGCGTGTCGAAGTGGATGTGCCTCAGCTCAATCTCGCTCAAGTGGGTAATCTAACTTTCGAGGAACCCGATCTCACAGCTTTCCCCTGTCTCCGTCTTGCACGCGAGGCATACGACGCTGGTCCGAGTCACCCTATTGTGCTCAATGCCGTCAACGAGATCGCTGTCGCCGCGTTCCTCAAAGAGGAAATCCGCTATCTGGATATCCCTGCCATGATCGAGGCAGCTCTTGACCGTCACACCGCTGTGGACGTATCCACACCAGAGGCAGTGCTGGAACTGGATCGCATGGCGCGAGACGAAGCTGCCGCCCACCTCTAGGCAAATTATTTATAAGTGCCTAGCCAAATAGGAATGAATGCTTATACTGTTCGTTGTCGCGCATTACAAAACAGCGTGACATAAGAGGACAACATGCTCACAAGTGCTATCGCAATTATCCTGGCCCTTGGCGGCCTGATTTTCTTTCACGAACTCGGCCATTTTGCCGTTGCTCGCATGTTCCGCATGGGAGTGAAAGCCTTTTCTCTCGGGTTTGGACCCAAGCTAGCAGGCTTCACCTCTGGTAAAACCGACTATAAACTCTCGCTGGTTCCTCTGGGCGGCTATGTCGCTCTGGCAGGCGAAACCGGAGAAGAGGAAGATGACGACGAGTTTGAAGAACACGAACTCTTTTCCAACCGCCCCGCATGGCAGCGCATGTGCGTTGTAGCGGCCGGACCGTTCTTCAACTTTGTCCTTGCGTTCATCATTTACTGGTTCCTCGCGCTGGCACAGGGCCAAGGCGTCATTCTCCCCACAGTGGGCGGTGTCATGGCCGACTCCCCTGCTGCTGCCGCAGGTTTCCAGCTTGAAGATCGCGTCCTCTCCATCGACGGCACTCCCATCGACTCCTGGAGTGACATGGTCACGACCATTCGTGACAATGGTGACCGCAACCTTGAGTTC of the Pseudodesulfovibrio sp. zrk46 genome contains:
- the rseP gene encoding RIP metalloprotease RseP, producing the protein MLTSAIAIILALGGLIFFHELGHFAVARMFRMGVKAFSLGFGPKLAGFTSGKTDYKLSLVPLGGYVALAGETGEEEDDDEFEEHELFSNRPAWQRMCVVAAGPFFNFVLAFIIYWFLALAQGQGVILPTVGGVMADSPAAAAGFQLEDRVLSIDGTPIDSWSDMVTTIRDNGDRNLEFKVLRGEEQLTLNVTPKVNTVKNLFGEEVTVPMVGISQGGKIEYHPVDGLGAMIALEHTWNMSKVVVKGFVSIIERLIPVDQIGGPIMLAQMVHSSAQSGIFDLLAMVAVISINLAIINLLPIPVLDGGHILFCGLEIIFRRPLSEKWKALAMRFGIMLLLMLMALAIFNDFRRILS
- a CDS encoding 1-deoxy-D-xylulose-5-phosphate reductoisomerase codes for the protein MKTYISPWPENATLPDFPRSICILGATGSIGDSALKVIRKHPEMFTVTSLAGGRNAKKLAELCIEFQPPYVGVLNEQVKNDFIAHLPCGYTPEILTGPEGYCELAAMDGVDLVLSSIVGAAGFLPTLAAAKTGKMIGLANKESLVLGGHIIREACQQSGATILPVDSEHNALFQGLAGHDSDTDLKRLILTASGGPFRGKDIEFLKTVTRDQALAHPNWDMGAKISIDSATLMNKGLEVIEACHLYGLPVEMVDVVVHPQSIIHSLVEYVDGSQLAHLGNPDMQVPIAHCLCFPKRVEVDVPQLNLAQVGNLTFEEPDLTAFPCLRLAREAYDAGPSHPIVLNAVNEIAVAAFLKEEIRYLDIPAMIEAALDRHTAVDVSTPEAVLELDRMARDEAAAHL